A single region of the Chrysoperla carnea chromosome 5, inChrCarn1.1, whole genome shotgun sequence genome encodes:
- the LOC123300235 gene encoding serine/threonine-protein kinase Tao, which produces MPAVPRPGSLKDPEIAELFYKHDPEKIFEDLREIGHGSFGAVYYARCLLTREIVAIKKMSYVGKQSLEKWQDILKEIRFLKQLNHPNTIEYKGCYLRDHTAWLVMEYCLGSASDIIEVHKRPLKEEEISAICDGVLQGLSYLHSLGRIHRDVKAGNILLTENGTVKLADFGSAAIKCPANSFVGTPYWMAPEVILAMDEGQYDGKVDVWSLGITCIELAERKPPYFNMNAMSALYHIAQNDTPTLQSPDWSDIFRHFVEACLQKAPNERPTSQKLLSHQFVTRPRSPNVLVDLIQRTKAAVRELDNLNYRKMKKILMVECETESAIGDGDETPDETTGGDSSKSNSVTSEHSLHSVGVSASSQSSSTNSLPAGVDTQHGGGGDSRRNRVSNSNSNHAAASAAAMVSEHGANNFATIRTTSIVTKQQKEHMQEEMHEQMSGYKRMRREHQGALLKLEERCKLEMEQHKSQLDKEYEALLQTFSRELERLQVRHTQDLDRKVKQNHTAEKKLYKDISVRQEAERKNFEVQRKKEYKANKERWKRELSMDEATPKRQRDATLQSQKDNLKQVEAQEEQRLIRGQKEYLELEIRKFRRKKLLYFQNLERELLQEELNKRQQQLEQAHSMLLRHHEKTQELEYRQQKAVHALREEQVQRQHHTELQNQNEYMERAKRELRKKHALELKQQPKSLKQKEMQIRKQFRETCKIQTRQYKALKAQILQTTAKDEQKTVIKKLKEEQRRKLALLGDQYEQSITEMLQKQSIRLDESQEVECQLLKDRLHYELEILMAYQSKNKMQAEAQRNRERKELEERVSVRRALLEQKMESETQQFKQERAERIRLLQERQERDLEQFDDESTRLGFSTLAIAEASKETYPDDEQSLSGSMLSLAHSNSSTSFPIGSL; this is translated from the exons ATGCCTGCGGTACCGAGACCTGGCTCATTAAAAGATCCTGAAATTGCTgaacttttttataaacatgaTCCAGAGAAAATCTTTGAAGATTTACGTGAAATTGGACATGGCTCCTTTGGAGCTGTGTACTATGCACGATGTTTACTTACACGTGAAATTGTCGCGATTAAAAAAATGTCCTATGTTGGTAAACAAAGTTTAGAAAAATGGCAGGATATTTTAAAAGAGATacgatttttaaaacaattaaatcatCCAAACACAATCGAATACAAGGGATGTTATTTACGGGATCATACAGCATGGCTTGTTATGGAATATTGTTTAGGTTCAGCATCCGATATTATCGAAGTACATAAACGTCCTCTCAAAGAGGAAGAAATATCAGCAATATGTGATGGTGTTTTGCAAGGACTTAGTTATTTGCATTCATTAGGACGAATACATCGTGATGTGAAAGCgggcaatattttattaactgaaAATGGTACAGTGAAATTAGCTGATTTCGGGAGTGCAGCAATTAAGTGTCCAGCGAATAGTTTTGTTGGAACACCGTATTGGATGGCACCCGAAGTAATATTAGCCATGGACGAAGGTCAGTATGATGGGAAAGTTGATGTATGGTCGTTAGGTATTACATGTATTGAATTAGCCGAACGTAAACCACCGTATTTTAATATGAACGCTATGTCTGCGTTGTATCATATCGCCCAAAATGATACGCCCACATTACAATCACCCGATTGGTCGGATATATTTCGACATTTTGTTGAAGCGTGCTTACAAAAAGCCCCAAATGAACGTCCTACATCGCAAAAACTACTATCCCATCAATTTGTAACGCGACCTCGATCACCGAATGTACTAGTAGATTTAATTCAACGGACAAAAGCAGCCGTACGAgaattagataatttaaattatcgtaaaatgaagaaaattctTATGGTGGAATGTGAAACCGAATCAGCAATTGGAGATGGGGATGAAACACCTGATGAAACCACCGGAGGTGATAGTTCTAAATCAAATTCTGTTACGTCGGAGCACAGTTTGCATTCGGTGGGTGTATCGGCGAGTAGTCAATCAAGTTCAACGAATTCTTTACCTGCTGGTGTTGATACTCAACATGGCGGGGGAGGTGATTCGAGAAGGAATCGTGTTagtaattcaaattcaaatcatgCAGCTGCCTCCGCGGCTGCAATGGTTTCTGAACATGGTGCAAATAATTTCGCGACAATACGTACTACAAGTATTGTCACGAAACAGCAGAAGGAACATATGCAGGAAGAAATGCATGAACAGATGTCTGGTTATAAACGTATGCGTCGGGAACATCAAGGTGCACTTCTCAAGTTGGAGGAACGTTGTAAACTTGAAATGGAACAACATAAAAGTCAATTGGATAAGGAATACGAAGCGTTGTTGCAGACATTTAGTCGAGAATTAGAACGTTTACAG gtTCGCCATACACAAGATTTAGATAGGAAGGTCAAACAAAATCATACAGCTGAAAAGAAATTGTATAAAGATATTTCTGTTCGACAAGAAGCTGAACGAAAGAATTTTGAAGTGCAAcgtaaaaaagaatataaagcGAATAAAGAGAGATGGAAACGAGAATTATCCATGGATGAAGCAACACCAAAACGACAACGAGATGCAACTTTACA GTCACAAAAGGATAATTTAAAGCAAGTTGAAGCACAGGAAGAACAAAGATTAATTCGTGGTCAAAAAGAATATTTAGAACTGGAGATACGGaagtttagaagaaaaaaattattgtattttcaaaatttagaacGTGAATTATTGCAAGAG gaATTAAATAAACGCCAACAACAATTAGAACAAGCTCATTCGATGTTGTTGCGACATCATGAAAAAACTCAAGAATTGGAGTACAGACAACAGAAAGCAGTTCATGCATTACGCGAAGAACAAGTTCAACGACAACATCATACTGAATTACAGAATCAGAATGAGTATATGGAACGTGCTAAACGTGAATTACGCAAGAAACATGCGTTAGAATTAAAACAACAACCAAAgtctttaaaa caaAAAGAAATGCAAATTCGGAAACAATTTCGTGAAACGTGTAAAATACAAACACGTcaatataaagcattaaaagctcaaattttacaaacaacaGCAAAAGATGAACAGAAAActgtgattaaaaaattaaaagaggaGCAACGACGTAAATTAGCATTGCTAGGTGATCAATATGAGCAAAGTATTACAGAAATGTTACAGAAACAAAGTATCCGTCTTGATGAAAGTCAAGAAGTTGAATGCCAACTTTTAAAA gatcgACTTCATTatgaattagaaattttaatggcGTAtcaaagtaagaataaaatgcAAGCAGAAGCTCAAAGGAATCGTGAACGAAAAGAATTAGAAGAACGAGTTTCTGTACGGCGTGCATTATTAGAACAAAAAATGGAATCTGAAACGCAGCAATTTAAACAAGAACGTGCTGAACGTATTCGTTTGTTACAAGAACGTCAGGAACGCGACCTTGAACAATTTGATGATGAATCTACAAGACTTGGATtcag TACATTAGCTATTGCAGAGGCGTCCAAAGAAACTTATCCTGATGATGAACAGAGTCTATCTGGCTCAATGTTAAGTTTAGCGCATAGTAATAGCTCTACTAGTTTCCCAATAGGCTCACTCTAG
- the LOC123299936 gene encoding vacuolar protein sorting-associated protein 33A encodes MSHLQGGRVNVGLLQQQARKELLRLLEKCEGPKAIVWDESLAGPVGLTAKYSLLKEHNAGVMFPLRAGALPPTTAKHVIFITRPKLQLMDLISENIQSEKRNITRQGREYHLIFVPSFSSVCEKHLQHRGVFGSFASIDNYPCFLFPMDSDVISMELSGSFKDYQLDRDPTCLFQAAQALMALQRLYGPIGYIWGVGHAADTVWSLTKRLSLESNEMRNIGSSSIDQLILIDRAIDLVSPLATQLTYEGLIDEIFSINNTTAQFPIDKFVSDENSPPPTGPKQIILNSADELYADLRDKNFNAVGPALKKQAKLISSQFEERHGEKTVQEIKQFVAKLPNMLASKQALATHTAIAECIKEVTDTSDFLDTIHTEQEFMNCMDTDKICPFIEELIANKAPLVKVLRLICLQCATGSGLKYKVMEYYKRELVQVYGIQTLLTINNLEKAGLLYVQSTSRSYTSLRKSLHLTMEDTSEVDPTDISYVHSIYAPLSVRIVENIFKPRGLKHLQDFLGLLPGPSFEDTQPTAYFGGHVRRNSMSSEISQYDTPKMVLIFYIGGCTFAEISALRFLTQQDDTNYEFLIATTKLINGNSFINSFQYNIPAAATS; translated from the exons ATGTCACATTTACAAGGAGGTCGAGTAAATGTTGGATTATTACAACAACAAGCCAGAAAAGAACTGCTACGTCTCTTAGAAAAATGTGAGGGCCCAAAAGCAATCGTTTGGGATGAATCATTAGCAGGACCAGTTGGACTAACTGCTAAATATTCATTACTAAAAGAACACAATGCTGGTGTTATGTTTCCATTGCGAGCTGGTGCATTGCCTCCAACCACCGCTaaacatgttatttttataactagACCAAAACTCCAATTAATGGATTTGATTAGTGAAAATATACAATCAGAAAAACGAAATATTACACGTCAGGGCCGGGAGTATCATTTGATTTTTGTACCCAGTTTTAGTTCGGTATGTGAAAAACATTTACAGCATCGTGGAGTATTTGGTAGTTTTGCAAGTATTGATAACTATCCATGTTTCTTATTTCCAATGGATAGTGATGTTATTTCGATGGAACTTAGTGGATCTTTCAA aGATTATCAGTTAGACCGTGATCCTACATGCTTATTCCAAGCTGCCCAAGCGTTAATGGCGTTACAACGTTTATATGGTCCAATTGGATACATTTGGGGTGTTGGTCACGCCGCAGACACGGTCTGGTCTTTAACGAAACGTCTAAGTTTAGAATCCAATGAAATGCGAAATATTGGAAGTTCAAGTATCGATCAATTGATATTAATCGATCGTGCAATTGATTTAGTCTCCCCATTAGccacccaattaacctatgaaggtttaattgatgaaatattttcaatcaataacaCAACAGCACAATTTCCTatcgataaatttgtatcggaTGAAAATTCACCACCTCCGACTGGACCAAAACAAATTATCTTGAATTCAGCGGATGAATTATATGCTGATTTAAGGGATAAAAACTTTAATGCAGTTGGACCGGCGTTAAAAAAACAAGCTAAATTAATTAGTAGTCAATTTGAAGAACGACATGGTGAGAAAACTGTTCAAGAAATTAAACAGTTTGTTGCGAAGTTACCGAATATGCTGGCGAGTAAACAAGCTTTGGCCACACATACAGCGATTGCTGAATGTATTAAAGAAGTTACAGATACAAGCGATTTCTTGGATACAATTCAC acGGAACAAGAATTTATGAATTGCATGGATACCGACAAAATATGTCCATTTATTGAAGAATTAATCGCAAATAAAGCTCCATTAGTCAAAGTTTTACGTTTAATTTGCTTACAATGTGCCACCGGTTCtggattaaaatataaagttatggAATATTACAAACGTGAACTAGTCCAAGTTTATGGAATCCAAACACTCCTAACCatcaataatttagaaaaagcaGGATTGTTATATGTTCAAAGTACAAGTCGTTCATATACATCTTTACGAAAATCGCTACATTTAACAATGGAAGATACTTCCGAAGTGGATCCAACTGATATTAGCTACGTGCATAGTATTTATGCACCACTTAGTGTGCGTATTGTGGAGAATATATTTAAACCACGTGGTTTAAAGCATTTACAAGATTTTCTAGGATTATTACCGGGTCCATCTTTTGAAGATACTCAACCGACAGCTTATTTTGGTG gtcATGTACGGAGGAATTCGATGTCAAGTGAAATTTCACAATATGATACACCAAAAAtggttttgatattttatatcgGAGGATGTACATTTGCCgag atttcagcATTGCGATTCTTAACGCAACAAGATGatacaaattatgaatttttaattgcaactacaaaattaattaatggaaattcatttattaactCATTCCAATACAACATTCCTGCCGCTGCCACATCATAG